One part of the Silurus meridionalis isolate SWU-2019-XX chromosome 26, ASM1480568v1, whole genome shotgun sequence genome encodes these proteins:
- the mxi1 gene encoding max-interacting protein 1 isoform X2, with translation MTAEVNIRRLLEAAEYLERKDRECEHGYASTFPSIQSSNNYQRQRKFRNKKHSSNHNRSTHNELEKNRRAHLRLCLERLKALIPLGPDCNRHTTLGLLNKAKAHIKKLEEADRKSRYQLESLERKQRHLRRQLDSLGGTCKTERVRTDSVGSTPSSDHSDSDQEEIEVDVESTEFSHGELDSASMASTSDLDDHSSLQSLASDEGYSSCSVKLAFSS, from the exons ATGACTGCGGAGGTGAACATCCGGAGGTTACTGGAAGCTGCTGAGTATTTAGAAAGAAAAGACCGAG AGTGCGAACACGGATACGCCTCGACGTTTCCGTCCATTCAGAGCTCCAACAACTACCAGAGACAAAGAAAATTCCGGAATAAAAAGCACAGCAGCAATCACAACAG GTCAACACACAACGAGTTGGAGAAGAACCG acgAGCCCACCTGCGTCTTTGTCTGGAGCGATTGAAGGCGCTCATCCCACTGGGACCCGACTGCAACCGTCACACTACACTGGGCCTGCTCAACAAAGCAAAAGCACACataa agaagCTGGAGGAGGCGGACCGAAAATCTCGGTACCAGCTGGAGAGTTTGGAGCGGAAGCAGAGACACCTCCGGAGGCAGCTGGACTCCCTTGGAGGGAcgtgtaagacagagagagtgcGTACAGACAGTGTGGGCTCCACCCCGTCCTCCGACCACTCCGACTCGGACCAgg AAGAGATCGAGGTGGACGTCGAGAGCACCGAGTTCTCCCATGGAGAGCTGGATAGCGCGAGCATGGCCAGCACCAGCGACCTGGACGACCACAGCAGCCTGCAGAGCCTGGCCAGCGATGAGGGCTACTCCTCCTGCAGTGTCAAGCTAGCCTTCAGCTCGTAG
- the mxi1 gene encoding max-interacting protein 1 isoform X1: MVRSERQKRDAGSEDSESGGESTKSDACSFSAVFGSSESQISTFLQNVQVLLQAASHIEQNERKDGKCEHGYASTFPSIQSSNNYQRQRKFRNKKHSSNHNRSTHNELEKNRRAHLRLCLERLKALIPLGPDCNRHTTLGLLNKAKAHIKKLEEADRKSRYQLESLERKQRHLRRQLDSLGGTCKTERVRTDSVGSTPSSDHSDSDQEEIEVDVESTEFSHGELDSASMASTSDLDDHSSLQSLASDEGYSSCSVKLAFSS; this comes from the exons aTGGTGAGAAGTGAGAGGCAGAAACGAGACGCCGGGAGCGAGGACTCGGAAAGCGGAGGGGAGAGCACCAAGTCGGACGCCTGTTCTTTCAGTGCGGTTTTCGGTTCCAGTgaatctcaaatcagcacttTCCTCCAGAACGTGCAGGTTCTCCTGCAAGCAGCGAGCCACATAGAACAAAACGAGAGGAAGGATGGAA AGTGCGAACACGGATACGCCTCGACGTTTCCGTCCATTCAGAGCTCCAACAACTACCAGAGACAAAGAAAATTCCGGAATAAAAAGCACAGCAGCAATCACAACAG GTCAACACACAACGAGTTGGAGAAGAACCG acgAGCCCACCTGCGTCTTTGTCTGGAGCGATTGAAGGCGCTCATCCCACTGGGACCCGACTGCAACCGTCACACTACACTGGGCCTGCTCAACAAAGCAAAAGCACACataa agaagCTGGAGGAGGCGGACCGAAAATCTCGGTACCAGCTGGAGAGTTTGGAGCGGAAGCAGAGACACCTCCGGAGGCAGCTGGACTCCCTTGGAGGGAcgtgtaagacagagagagtgcGTACAGACAGTGTGGGCTCCACCCCGTCCTCCGACCACTCCGACTCGGACCAgg AAGAGATCGAGGTGGACGTCGAGAGCACCGAGTTCTCCCATGGAGAGCTGGATAGCGCGAGCATGGCCAGCACCAGCGACCTGGACGACCACAGCAGCCTGCAGAGCCTGGCCAGCGATGAGGGCTACTCCTCCTGCAGTGTCAAGCTAGCCTTCAGCTCGTAG